In one Grus americana isolate bGruAme1 chromosome 1, bGruAme1.mat, whole genome shotgun sequence genomic region, the following are encoded:
- the LOC129198398 gene encoding transmembrane O-methyltransferase homolog codes for MVSPAIALAFLPFLITLLIRYRHYLVLLYRAVLAAWLRDRLTGVPREQRAFQYLLAHAIPGDPRHVLQTFDQWSYRCEHLSCVGPVKGRIVERLLYERAPQRVLELGTYCGYGTVLLAQALPAGARLYTVEGNPRHAAVAEKVIRLAGFDEQTVELIAGPSAEVIPRLREQHGLPKADFVFMDHGKRCYLRDLRLLETHQLLAQGATVLADNVLFPGAPHFLQYAKTCGKYRCKVHRASLEYFRAIPDGVAELCYTGNG; via the exons ATGGTGTCGCCGGCGATTGCCCTggccttcctccccttcctcatcACCCTGCTGATCCGCTACCGGCACTACCTGGTGCTGCTGTACCGGGCGGTGCTGGCGGCCTGGCTGCGGGACCGGCTCACCGGCGTGCCACGGGAGCAGCGCGCCTTCCAGTACCTGCTGGCCCACGCCATCCCCGGCGACCCCCGGCACGTCCTGCAGACCTTCGACCAGTGGAGCTACCGCTGCGAGCACCTCAGCTGCGTGGGGCCCGTCAAAG GGAGGATCGTGGAGCGGCTGCTGTACGAGCGGGCACCGCAGCgggtgctggagctgggcaccTACTGCGGCTACGGCACGGTGCTGCTGGCACAGGCGCTGCCCGCGGGCGCCCGCCTCTACACCGTGGAGGGCAATCCCCGCCACGCCGCCGTGGCCGAGAAGGTCATCCGCCTGGCCGGCTTCGACGAGCAGACG GTGGAGCTGATTGCGGGCCCCTCGGCGGAGGTGATCCCCCGGCTGCGGGAGCAGCACGGCCTGCCCAAGGCCGACTTCGTCTTCATGGATCACGGGAAGCGCTGCTACCTGCGGGACCTGCGGCTGCTGGAGACCCACCAGCTGCTGGCCCAGGGGGCCACCGTGCTGGCCGACAACGTCCTCTTCCCCGGGGCGCCCCACTTCCTACAGTACGCCAAAACCTGCGGCAAATACCGCTGCAAGGTGCACCGCGCCAGCCTCGAGTACTTCCGCGCCATCCCCGACGGCGTCGCCGAGCTCTGTTACACCGGTAACGGCTGA
- the LAMTOR1 gene encoding ragulator complex protein LAMTOR1 — MGCCYSSEAEASDQEEETKRLLEPATSPPNKVLNGAEQSYHNLPSARTDEQAMLSSILAKTAINIIDVSAADSQGMEQHEYMDRARQYSTRLAMLSNNLTHWKKLPLLPSLTNQPHQVLASDPVPFADLQQVSRIAAYAFSALSQIRVDAKEELVVQFGIP, encoded by the exons ATGGGCTGCTGCTACAGCAGCGAGGCCGAGGCCTCCGACCAG GAAGAAGAGACAAAGCGGCTGCTGGAGCCGGCGACCAGCCCTCCCAACAAGGTGCTGAATGGAGCGGAGCAGAGCTACCACAACCTCCCGTCGGCACGCACCGATGAGCAGGCCATGCTGTCCTCCATCCTCGCCAAAACGGCCAT CAACATCATTGACGTGTCGGCGGCGGATTCCCAGGGCATGGAGCAGCACGAGTACATGGACAGAGCCAGGCAGTACAG CACGCGCCTGGCCATGCTGAGCAACAACCTGACGCACTGGAAGAAGCTCCCGCTGCTGCCGTCTCTGACCAACCAACCGCACCAAGTGCTCGCCAGCGACCCCGTCCCCTtcgcagacctgcagcag GTGTCCCGGATAGCTGCCTACGCCTTCAGCGCGCTCTCACAGATCCGCGTCGACGCCAAAGAAGAACTGGTTGTACAGTTTGGCATCCCCTGA
- the LRRC51 gene encoding leucine-rich repeat-containing protein 51: MPSWGEHPSLIPPLDFSFCRIGSIEELPTAQPRAGPVPPRPPQALRLNNNSLGGLGGLPPALEQLLVVPTQLRWLDLSFNRLTTIDPVLTTLRALQSLQLHGNGIGSLAEVDKLGVLLRLRRLTLHGNPMEEQRGYRSYVLSLLPHLTSLDFTGVTRQDRQDAATARAQRGKKKGGALGRGTGCQAPAPR; encoded by the exons ATGCCGTCCTGGGGGGAGCACCCATCGCTCATCCCCCCCCTTGACTTCTCCTTCTGCCGCATCGGCTCCATCGAGG AGCTGCCAACAGCACAGCCCCGCGCCGGCCCCgtgcccccccggcccccccaggcCCTGCGCCTCAACAACAACagcctgggggggctgggggggctgccccccgccctggagcagctgctggtggtCCCCACGCAGCTCCGCTGGCTCGACCTCTCCTTCAACCGCCTGACCACCATCGACCCG GTGCTGACCACCCTCCGCGccctgcagagcctgcagctgcacggGAATGGCATCGGCAGCCTGGCCGAGGTGGACAAGCTGGGGGTCCTGCTACGGCTGCGCCGCCTCACGCTGCACGGGAACCccatggaggagcagaggggctACAG GAGCTAcgtgctgtccctgctgccccacCTCACCTCCCTGGACTTCACCGGGGTGACCAGGCAGGACCGCCAGGACGCTGCCACCGCCAGGGCCCAGCGTGGCAAGAAGAAAgggggagccctggggaggggcaCGGGATGCCAagcccccgccccgcggtgA